CCAGTCTTTTGTTGATGCGGAAGTGGAGTTGGCGAAGTTTTTTCGGGATTTTCATCATGAAATAACGTAACATCTTCCCGATGAGGAGTCCAGTTTCATTCGTGAGCGGGAATCTCGTTCATGTAATTACGGATCGTTTTGTATTGACAATAACTTCGTGGATCTGGTTATAATAAAAGCATCACATCGCTCATCCACTCGGCCTGTTTACCATGAAAAAATCAATCCGGATACTGATTATTCATTCCGATCCCGATATTTCGGAAAGTATTGCGCAGATGCTTGCCGGTGAAGGGTATGAGGTTCGGGACTGTCTGGAGAGTGACTGTGCCGTTGCCCTTCTTAAAAAGGATCTGTACCATTTTGTTCTGGTGAGTACGACCCTTCCTGAGGAGGTCCAGCTTCCGTTGATGGATTTTATTAAAAAATATTGCCCCGACACGATGACCATTCCGATCTCTTGGCATGCCGTGTTGAAATCGGCCGTGGAGGCCCTCCATACGGCGCCTCCGGATATCGGCAGCGGCAGTGTCAAGGCAATGAAGATGACGATCGAGCGGCTCTCCAGAACAATTCTGCGGCGGAACAGCGAAACGGAAAGCCGGAAAAAGGCGATGATCATGGCTCAGGACCTGCAGGAATCGAACCTGCGGCTCATGGAACTGGACCGGAAAAAGACCAGCTGTCTTGCCGTGGCCACGCATGAAATGCGGACGCCCCTGACGATTATCAGCGGGTACATGCGGATGTTAATGGATGAATCATTCGGTCCTTTGAACGAAAAGCAGATTCACCTGATACAGGAGTCGAGGAATAATTGCGAGCGTCTTCTCGATCTGGTGAATTCCATGCTTGATCGTTGCCGGCTGGAGTCCGGGAGCATGGAGTATGACTTGCAGGAGGGGCCCTATCTGGAGTTGATTCACCGGGTGATGGGGCGAATGCAGCACTATATCGAAAAAAACGGTCTTTCGGTTCAGCTGGATCTTCCGGAGGAGGAGATTCGGATTCCCATTGACGAGAATGCCATTGAGCAAGCCCTGGTTAATCTTGTAACGAATGCCGTAAAGTTCACGACGGCACCTGGTGAGATTATCCTCCGCTGCCGCCTGCGTCCGGACGGTGTCTTGACGCAGGTGATCGATTCCGGGGTGGGGATTGACCCGGGTGAAATCGATCAGGTCTTCAACGAGTTTAACAAGGTCGGAAATAAGTATGGTGCGAAAAAAGGAGCCGGTCTGGGGCTTTCCATCTGCAAGAAGATTATTACCTTGCATCGTGGCGAGATCTGGGTGGAGAGCGAACCTGGAAAAGGGAGTTGCTTTTTCTTTCTGCTTCCTCTGGGGGCAACGAACCGGGCATCTCGAAAGTAATGGTTGTTTAGAAAGTTTGCACATTAGGAAATTAAATTCTCTTTTTGGGAAAATATTTTCCATAATTGGGAAAATATTTTCCTTTTTTTTTGTGGAGCGGAATTTTTTTCTACATGGGAGCAAAAATTTCGCTTGTTTTTCACAGAGTTAACATTTGTCAACTTTTATATTTTTTGTTACTTGAGTTTGTGTTACAATAACAAGATAAATGCTGTTATGACTTTGGTTTCTTCGGTAGGTTTTTTGTGATTCCTACTTAATAGATAGGGAAGATGTTAATGATCGAGGATACCCGCATTCTGATCATCGATGATGAGATCGAAATCTGTAATTATCTGAAGACCCTGGTTTCCCAGTTCGGATTCCATGCCGACTTCGCGACAAACGGTCGAGAGGGGCTGAAGATGATTCAACGGGAAAAGCCGGACCTTGTGATTCTCGATGTCGTCATGCCCGGGATGGACGGGATCGAGGTTCTCAAGAAGATCAAAGAGAACGGCATCGATACGAGTGTCATCATGCTTTCCGGTCATCGTCAGACGAGTACCGTCGTCGGGGCGATGAAGTTCGGCGCCGCCGACTTTCTAAACAAGCCTTTCGATCCTGATGAATTAGAGATTACCATCAACAAGGTGTTGGAAAAACGGGAACTCATCTCGGAGGTCAAACGGCTCAAAAAACAGGTGAACGACCAGACCGGCGGCCAGATCCTTTTCGGTAACAGTGAGAAGATGGCGGCCATCAAGGAGGTTATCGATCAGGTGGCGGATACCGACATCACCGTCCTCATCCGGGGAGAAAGCGGTACCGGCAAGGGGTTGATCGCCCGTTTTCTCTATATGAATTCCACCCGTCAGGATCAGCACTTTGTCAAGGTAAATTGTGCGGCTCTGCCGGACGAACTGCTGGAGAGCGAACTCTTCGGTTATGAACGGGGGGCTTTTACGGGGGCTCACAAGAAAAAACCAGGGAAGTTCGAGTATGCCAATCACGGGACGATTTTTCTCGATGAGATCGGGGAAATCCATCCTTCCCTGCAGGCGAAACTGCTCCAGGTCCTGCAGGATGGAGAATTCTCGCCCCTTGGGAGCGAGCGGGATGTACGGGTCGATTCGCGGGTGATCGCCGCAACGAACCGGGACCTGGAGGCAGAGGTTGCCAACGGGAAATTTCGGGAGGACCTTTATTTTCGTCTGAACGTCGTATCGATCCTGGTCCCTCCGTTGCGTGAACGGCTGGAAGAGATCCCTGTTTTGACGGAACATTTCCTGCAGAAGTATAATCTTAAATATAACAAGTCTTGTCGGAATATTTCCAGCGAGACCCTGGATCGCTTCATGCGCTACGATTGGCCCGGCAACGTCCGGGAATTAGAGAATATGATCAAGCGGGTGGTGGTTCTCGGTAGCGAAAAACCGATTCTGACGGAATTCCGCCTGAAGGAAGAAGAGGGTCATGCAGCGGATCTTTCGGGAGACACGGCGTTGTATTCGGCGGGATCGGCAGCGCAGCGCCCCCAATCCTTTCTCGATGCTCTCCTGAACGGACAGGAGGAATATACACTGCGGGATGTCAGCAAGATCGCTTCAAAGAAGGCGGAGAAGGCATTGATTGAGCGGGTTCTCAAACAGACGAACTGGAATCGGAAAAAGACGGCGGAGATCCTGAAGGTCAGCTATAAGGCCTTGCTTTATAAGATTAAAGAGAATAAAATAGACAAATTTAACTCGTTATGATTAGGTCGATTTTTGTTGTGGGAGCCTGCACAAAAGGAGGAAGAGTCATGAAACGGATTCTGCTGTTGCTGATGGCCTGCGGGTTGGGGATCTGGGGATGTGCAACGACGGGGAGGACGCCGAAGGCCCCGACGGATCAACAGGCGGCGGTCACCGCTCCCGAGGAATATATCATCGGTCCGGAAGATATCCTTGTGATCTCCGTCTGGAAGGATGATACCCTGACGACGGAGGCGGTGGTTCGTTCCGACGGGAAGATCTCCGTTCCGTTGATCAATGACGTTCAGGCAAGCGGGCTGACCGTTTTGCAGTTGAAGGATGAGATTACCAAACGCCTCAAGGAATTTGTCCCCGGTGTGGATGTGACGGTCATCGTTAAACAGATGAACAGCAACAAGGTCTACATCCAGGGGGAGGTGACCCGGCCCGGTCCCCAGGATTTCAACGGGGAGTTGACGGTCATCCAGGCCCTGGCACTGGCGGGGGGGTTGACCCCCTATGCGAAAGGAAGTTCGATCATTATTCTCCGGGCCGATGGGCAAAAGCGCCTGTTTAACTACAACCAGGTCATCAAGGGGAAAAACCTGAAACAGAACATCCGGCTGCGGCGGGGAGATACGATCATTATACCTTAATGACAGGGACTGCCTGTTAACGGCTCGCTCAATGTAGAGGAATAAAGAATGGAACAACAGAATGTTATGGACATCAAGGATCTGGGGCGAATTCTCCGAAAACGAAAATGGACGATCCTGATTCCGGCGGTTTCCCTCTTTATAGTGATTGCCCTGGTTGCCTATCTGTTGCCGGCGATCTACAAGTCGGAGACGATGATCCTGATTGAAAACCAGAAGATCCCTACGGACTATGTCCAGTCCACGGTGACCTCGGAGGTGGAGGAACGGCTGAACGTCATCAATCAGCGGTTGATGAGCCGGACAAGGCTGGAAAAGATTATTAACAAGTTTAACCTTTATCCGGAATACCGGAAAGACTGGACGCGTGAAGAGATCATCAACAAGATGCGGGAAGATATCAATCTTGAAGTCGTCTCGGCGGAAGGGGTGGACAAGAAGAGTGGCAGGCCGGTGACTTTTACGGTGGCATTCAAACTCTCTTATGAGGGAAAAGATCCGGCCACCGTTCAGAAGGTTTGCAGCGAACTGGCCTCTTTCTATATCGAAGAAAATCTCAAGCTTCGTGTCGACACCAGTGCCATGACGACCCGTTTTGTCTCCGACGAGATGAAAAAAATGGAAGAGGAGATCCGGAAGGTCGGAAAGACGATTGCTGAATACAAAGAGAAACACCAGAACGAGCTTCCCGAACAGCTCATGGTGAACATGCAGAATTTAGACCGATATGAGCGGTATCTGGAGACGAATCACCGGGATCTGCAGAATGCGAAGTCCAGTCTTGTCTTTCTCCGGGGGCAGCTTGCGGAAACGGATCCCGATGCTACAATGATCTCCAGCTACGGCAAACGGGTCCTTTCTCCCAAGGAACAGTTGGAACTCGATCGGACCCAGTTGATCACCCTTGAGTCAAAACTTTCTCCCCATCATCCCGATGTCCTGGCCATGAAGAAAGAGATCGCCCGCCTGGAGAAGGAAGTGCAGACCGATGATGTGGACACCCTGAAACAGAGCCTTAGTGAAAAGGAGGCCGAACTGGCAACGCTTCGAGCCAAATACAGCGGGAAGCATCCTGATGTGATCCGTGTTTCCGGTGAAGTGCGGGATCTGAAAAACCGGATACAGCAGATTCGGAAGACCCAGGGTGGCGAGGCTTCCGAGTATGCCGTGGACCCGACCAACCCGGCCTACATCAGCCTGCAGACCCAGATCGAATCGAAGAAACTCGAGATCGTCTCTTTGCAGCAGCAGGAAAAGCAATACAAGAAAGTGATCGAATTCTACCAGCAACGGATCGCAAATACTCCGACCGTGGAGAAGGCCCTGGCAGCGTTGCAAAGCGACTATGATGTGGCCCGGACCAATTACCAGGAACTGATGAACAAAGAAACCCAGGCGAAGATCTCCGAAAGCATGGAGAATCGCCAAGAGGCGGAGCGGTTTACCATTATTGATCCCGCCCAGCTTCCGGAGGAGCCCTACAAGCCGAACCGGATGGCGATTCTCTTCATCGGCCTGATCCTCGGGGTCGGTGCCGGGGCAGGCTCGGGTTTCCTTGCTGAATATATGGATCAGTCCTTCTCCAGCGTGGAGGATCTGCGGAGTTTCTCCGAATTACCCGTTCTGGCTGTAATCCCGAAGGTGGTGACCGGGGACGAGATCCAACACCGGAAGAAACGGCGCCGCATCCTCTTCGCCTCTTTGCTGATTATCCTCGTTGCGCTTTTAGTGGTGGTACAGATCTTCTTCTTTAAATTTGATATCTTTTTCATTAAACTTTTTCGGGAGGCTCGGAAGTTTCCCATCCAGTAACGAAGAGTCAATGTATGATGAAGTCGTAAAAAGTCCACCTGTCCCTTCGATGGCTTCGGCCAGCTCACCATGCTCGGAAGCCTGTCGAACCATAGAATGGAACCCGGGGAATGACTCTTTTTACGAGACCATCAATGTATAGGCTGGACGGGCTTTTGCTGAAGTTGTGATGGATAAGAATTGAGAAGTGCCGGATGAACGATGAAGTTTTTAAGATTTTCATTCCAGTCCAGAAAAATCCTCCTGTTTCTCTGCGAAGGGGGACTGATCTTTTCATCGGTCATGGCCGGGGTCTATCTGCGGTTGGGGACCTTTCAATACGAATCGGTGGTTCTCAAGGCATTCGTGACCGTTTCGGTCTGCCTGGTTTGTCTCTATTATACGGACCTCTACAATATCCGGATTATCCGGGATTTACGGGAACTGTTGTTTCGCCTGATTCAGGCACTGGGGGCGTCGTCGATTCTTCTGGCCGGGATCTATTATCTTTATCCGCAACTCATCATCGGCAGAGGGATTTCCCTGATTGCAGCGGTCATTATTTTCTTTTCGATCTTCACTTGGCGTCTGCTTTACCGGTGGTTTCTCATGTCCCGGGGGATGGAGGAGAATATCCTCATTATCGGCACGACTCCCCTGGCCTTTGCCCTGGCCGGGGAGATCTCGACCCACAGGACCCTGGGATACCGGGTGATCGGTTTTATCGGAGAGGAAGCCGGTGTGTCGGTCGGAAATCCTGTGGAATTGCCGGTACTGGGGACCTGCAACGACATTCCGGAGGTTGTTAAGAAATACGCCATTAGCAGAATCATTGTTTCCGTCAGTGAGCGGAGAGGGAAACTCCCGATGGATGTTCTTCTGAAATGCAAGATGGGCGGTGTGGAAATTGACGAAGGGGTCGGTTTTTATGAATGGATTACCGGCAAGATTCTCGTGGACAAACTGCGACCGAGCTGGTTGGTTTTCTCCTCCGGATTCAAAAAGGACCAGCTGACCCGGGTCTCCAAACGAGTCAGTGAGATGATCCTTTCTTTCATGCTGCTCCTCTTTTTGATGCCGCTGGTGATTTTTATTGCCCTGTTGATCAAGATCGAAAGCCGGGGGCCGGTCTTCTTTAAGCAGGAGCGGGTCGGCGAACATGGAAGGACCTTTGTCCTCTACAAGTTTCGTTCCATGCGTGAGGATGCGGAAGAAAAGACCGGACCGGTATGGGCGGAAGGCGAAGACGGGCGGGTCACCCGGGTCGGGAAAATTCTACGGAAGATAAGATTGGATGAGATCCCGCAGTTATGGAATGTTCTCAAGGGAGATATGAGCATTGTCGGTCCGCGTCCTGAACGGCCTTTTTTTGTGGAACAGCTCTCCCGGGAGATCCCCTTCTATAATGAACGACATTCCGTGAAACCGGGGATTACCGGTTGGGCCCAGGTCCGTTATGAATACGGCGCCTCGGTAGAGGATGCGCTGGAAAAGCTGCAGTACGATCTTTTTTACATCAAGCATATGTCCCTTCTGCTTGACCTGGAGGTGATCATTGATACTTTAAAGGTGGTCTTTCTCGGTAGGGGAGCAAGGTGACGTCGAACAGGGATTGAATAGCAACCTCTTTTCTGGAGAATCAAGCGATGAGCAAAATCGAAGAAGCGCTGAAAAAAGCGAAGCAGTCTCGAGAAAAAGGTGGGACCTCCGAGGTTCCGGCCTCGGAGGTATTCCTGGAAGGTTCGCCGGAGTACACCCGGACCCGCTTCCAGGAGGTCGATCCGAAACAGGTGGAGGCAAACCGGATTGTTACGTTATCGGGAGAGTCCACACGCGTGACCGAGCAGTATCGTATGCTCCGTACCCAGATCCTCCAGAAAACCGAGGGGTGTGGGGATAACTGCCTCATGGTCACCAGTTCCGTCGATGGGGAAGGGAAGAGCACGACTGCAATCAATCTTGCCGTGGCCATTGCCAAGGAGGTCCATAAGACGGTGCTTCTTGTGGATGCCGACCTGCGGCGTCCGTCGATTCATAAATATCTCGGACTTACGCCGGAGCAGGGGCTGTCTCACTATCTTCTTGAGAGTGTTCCCCTGGAGGATCTCCTGATCCGGACCGGTGTGGAAAAGCTGAGCTTTCTGCCGGCCGGCAGTCCCATGGTCGATTCCACCGAAATCCTGCGTTCCACCCGGATGCAGGAGCTGATCCGGGAGGTGAAGGAGCGCTACAAGAATCGTTATGTGATCTTCGATACGACCCCGCTGCTGCAGACGGCCGACTCCTGTGTCCTTGCCCAGTTTATGGACGGAATTATATTTGTCGTCCAGGCGGAAAAGACCCCTCGCAAGGAAGTTGCCGAAGCCTTGAAACTGCTGGATGGACGGAATGTTCTCGGAGTGGTGATGAACAATCTTGCCGTGACGGAGAAGCACTATCAATATGAGACTTGACCGACATACTTACAGGGGTATGCTTGCCGAATAACAGAGGCGTGAGAGGGGGGCTTCCCCCATGGATGTACCATGTATAGTCAATTTTATAATTTCAAAGAGAAACCCTTTTCCCTGACCCCGGATCCGGAGTTTCTCTATCGGAGCCGGGCACACAAACGGGCGCTTGCCTACCTGGAATACGGTATTCGGGATCCTTCCGGATTTACCTGTATTACAGGCGAGATCGGCGCCGGCAAGACCACGCTGCTGCGGGTTTTTCTCAACCAGATGGAGGGGCAGGTCCGGATCGCCAGGGTCTTTAATACCAAGGTGACCTCACGGCAGCTTTTAGAAATGATCCTCCAGGATCTGGGAGTTACCTGCAAGGGGATGAGCAAGACGGAGATGATCGATGCTCTGAACCGTCATCTGATTGAGACCTTTGCCGAAGGTGACCGGGTGGTCCTCCTGATTGATGAGGCCCAGAACCTGAACGTCGATCTTCTCGAAGAGATTCGTCTCCTGTCGAACCTGGAGACGGAAAAGGCCAAACTGCTCCAGATTATCCTGGTGGGGCAGTCGGAACTCCGGGAACTCCTCCAGTTACCGAAACTGGAACAGTTCCGGCAGCGGATCACGGTCAACTACCATATCCAGCCTCTCGATTCGGCGGAGACGACGGCCTATATCCACCATCGTCTCCGGGTTGCCGGGCGGGGTGAGCCGCTGGTTTTTCCCGGGGCGGTATTGAAGGTTATTCATCATTATTCGCGGGGGGTTCCCCGCCTAATCAATGTAATCTGTGATGCCCTGCTGCTGTATGGTTTCGTGGAAGAGAAACCACAGCCCGATGAAGGGATGATTCGGGAGGTTGTGAAGGACCTGTTGCAGGACGGAACTTTGAAGGATCCGGAGAAGATCCTTCGGGACAAGGAAGAGGCAGCGGCCGTCCGACAGGGTGCGGCCGGAATGCTCACGACCCTGCGGGAGAAAGTGCGGACCCTGGAACGGCAGCAGGAGGTTTTCGAAAAGACCCTGAAGGGGTTGGTCGGCAACAACCGGTTCCTTGAAGAAAAAAGCTCCGAGCTGCTCCGTCGGTTTGAAGAACTCCATCGCAGAGAACAGGCGCTGGCGGTGAAGCAGGAACAACTGAAACAGAAGGAAAGCGAATTGCTCCGGCAGGAAAACAGGTTACCCGGTTATCTGCCGATCATAGAAGGGGAAAAGCATGAGTAATGCGCAGGACCTGGAAAAGAAATTTAGGTACTCTATCCGTCAGGGAACGCTGCATGCCGGTATCATCGGGCTGGGTTATGTGGGTCTTCCTCTGGCTATGGAGTTTGCCCGGGCCGGCTACCATGTGACGGGGATCGACCTGGACGATGAAAAGGTCCGCCGGATCCGGGCCGGCAAATCCTATATTCCCGACGTGGAGGGGCATGAACTCCAGGCGTTGGTCACGAAGGGGCGGCTGACGGCCACCACCGACTATTCCGTTCTGAAGGATCTCGATACCGTGAACATCTGCGTTCCCACCCCGCTCCGGAAGACGAAGGACCCCGACGTCTCCTACATCGTCAATGCTGTGGAGCATGTCGCACAATATTTGCACCGGGGTCAATTGATCGTTCTGGAAAGCACGACCTACCCGGGGACGACGGAGGAACTGGTGCTGCCGATGCTACAGGAGAAAGGACTGAAGGTGGGCAGCGACTTCTGCCTGGCCTTTTCACCGGAACGGGTCGATCCCGGGAATGAAAAATATCAGACCCGCAACACGCCGAAGGTCGTCGGCGGGGTGACCGGACGCTGCAACCGGATCGCTGCCGCTTTTTATGCAGAGGCGATTGACAGGGTGGTCTCCGTCTCCTCCCCGAGAGTGGCCGAGATGGTCAAGCTGCTGGAGAATACCTTCCGGAGCGTCAATATCGGGCTCGTAAATGAGCTTGCTCTCATGTGCGACAAGATGGGAATCGACGTTTGGGAGGTCATCGATGCAGCGGGGACCAAGCCGTTCGGTTTCATGCCCTTTTACCCCGGCCCGGGGTTGGGAGGACACTGTATCCCCATTGATCCCTTCTATCTTTCATGGAAAGCCAAACAGAGCGGTTTCGAGCCCCGTTTTATCGAACTGGCCGGGGAGGTCAACGGGAAGATGCCTCACCATGTGGCGACCAAGGTCATGGATGCCTTGAATATGCATGAAAAGAGCCTGAAGGGGTCGAAGGTTCTCGTATTGGGTGTGGCCTATAAAAAGGATATCGACGACCTGCGGGAATCTCCGGCCCTTGATATCATTAAACTTTTGCAGGACAAGGGGGCGAAGGTCTCCTTTTCCGATCCCTTTATCCCGAGAGTTGCCCTGGACGGGGCCCGGCCGCTTCGGTCCGTTGCGCTTAACCGGAAGATGATCGTCACCTATGATTGCGTCCTGATTATCACCGATCACAGCGCCATTGATTATCGGGAGATTGTGAAGGAAGCTAAATTAGTGGTGGATACCCGGAATGCCCTCAAGGGAATTGCGGGAAAGAATATCGTTCGGCTTTGAAAGGTCTTATGAAAAAAACAGTCGAAGAGGCGATGACCGGCCATCGGAAGATGGTCGAGGCCGTGAAGGGGTTGCAGGGAAAGATTGTGGAGGTCGCAGAGATCATTGCACGCTCCCTCCGGCAGGGAGGGAAGGTCCTGGTCATGGGAAACGGAGGATCGGCGGCCGATGCCCAACACCTTGCGGCGGAATTCGTCGGCCGGTTCCTCCGGGAGAGGAAGGCCCTTCCAGCGATCTCCCTGAGCACGGATACATCAATCCTGACGGCGTTGGGGAACGACTACGGATACGACGCCGTTTTTCTCCGCCAGGTTGAAGCGCTGGCCGTGTCCGGGGATGTGGTGATCGGGATCTCGACGAGCGGCAACTCGGAAAATGTGATCCGTGCCCTGGAGAAGGCAAACAAGATCGGTTGTTCCACCATCGGTCTGGCCGGCGGAGAGGGGGGCGCCATCGCCGGTGCGGTTGATCTTTCCCTTGTTGTGCCTGTGCCGGATACGCCCCGGATCCAGGAGGGGCATATCCTGATGATCCATATCCTCTGTGACCTGGTGGAACAGGAGTTTGTATGAGAGTACTCGTGACGGGGGGCGCGGGTTTTATCGGATCGACCCTTGTGGATCGTCTTCTCGAACGGGGTGACTCCGTGATCTGTCTCGACTCCTTTGATGATTTCTACGATCCGTCCATCAAACGGTGCAACCTTGAGATGGTTTCCAACCATCCGGGATTTACCCTGCTTACAGGGGATATCCGGGATAATGCCGTGATGAAGAAGGTGATGGATGACCTCTCTTTTGATGCCGTCATTCACACGGCGGCCCGGGCCGGGGTCCGGCCCTCCATCGAACAGCCCGCCCTCTACGAGGATGTCAACATTAAAGGAACGATGAATCTTCTGGAACTTGCCCGGCAGGTGCAGCCTGCAAACTTTGTTTTTCTTTCTTCCTCCTCGGTCTACGGTGTGAACAGGAAGGTTCCCTTTTCCGAGACCGATCCCGTCGACCATCCGATCTCTCCCTATGCAGCGACCAAGAAAGCCTGCGAGCTGATCTGCCATACCTATCATCATCTTTACGGCCTCAACATCACCTGCGTCCGGCCCTTTACCGTTTACGGCCCGCGGCAGCGGCCGGAGATGGCGATTCACAAATTTACCCGGATGATCGACCGGGGCGAGACGCTCCCCATGTTCGGGGACGGAACCTCCCGACGTGATTATACCTATATCGATGATCTTGTGGACGGGATCCTGCGGGCGTTGGACCGCCCCCTCGGTTATGACGTCATCAATCTCGGAGAACACGACACGATTGCACTGCGGGAGTTGATCGCCCTCATTGAAAAGAATCTTGGAAAGAAAGCGCGGATTGAAAAGTTGCCCGATCAGCCCGGTGATGTGCCGGTGACTTATGCCGACATCACACGGGCGAAAGAAAAATTGGGCTACGCCCCGCAAGTCAAGGTGCCGGAAGGGGTTCGGAAATTTGTAGAGTGGTACCGGGAAAGAAGTGTATAGGGAGGCGGTATGCATATTGCAGTGATAGGAACAGGTTATGTCGGTCTTGTTTCCGGGACTTGCTTTGCCGAGTTCGGCATCAACGTGACCTGTGTGGATAACAACAGGGCGAAAATCGACGCACTGAATGAGGGGAAGGTCCCGATTTATGAGCCCGGTCTGGAGGACATGGTCCAGAAAAATGTCCGGGAGGAGAGGCTTTTTTTTACTACGAACATCCAGGAGGCCGTGGAGAAGGCGTTGGTCATCTTCATTGCCGTAGGCACCCCCCAGGGAGACGGCGGGGCGGCCGATCTTTCCTATGTGGAAGAGGTGGCCCGGGAGATCGGGCGCTACATGAACGGGTACAAGGTGATCGTGGACAAGAGTACCGTCCCCGTCGGAACGGGGAAGCGGGTGGCGAACATTATCCGGGAGAACCAGACCGGTCACTACAGCTTTGATGTTGTCTCCAACCCGGAGTTCCTCCGGGAAGGGTCGGCCATCGAGGACTTCATGCGCCCCAACCGGGTCGTGATCGGGACCTCCAGCGACCAGGCCCAGGCGATCATGAAGGATCTCTACAAACCGCTCTACCTCATCGAGGCCCCCATGCTCTTTACCTCGGTGGAGAGCGCCG
The Deltaproteobacteria bacterium genome window above contains:
- a CDS encoding sigma-54-dependent Fis family transcriptional regulator, translated to MIEDTRILIIDDEIEICNYLKTLVSQFGFHADFATNGREGLKMIQREKPDLVILDVVMPGMDGIEVLKKIKENGIDTSVIMLSGHRQTSTVVGAMKFGAADFLNKPFDPDELEITINKVLEKRELISEVKRLKKQVNDQTGGQILFGNSEKMAAIKEVIDQVADTDITVLIRGESGTGKGLIARFLYMNSTRQDQHFVKVNCAALPDELLESELFGYERGAFTGAHKKKPGKFEYANHGTIFLDEIGEIHPSLQAKLLQVLQDGEFSPLGSERDVRVDSRVIAATNRDLEAEVANGKFREDLYFRLNVVSILVPPLRERLEEIPVLTEHFLQKYNLKYNKSCRNISSETLDRFMRYDWPGNVRELENMIKRVVVLGSEKPILTEFRLKEEEGHAADLSGDTALYSAGSAAQRPQSFLDALLNGQEEYTLRDVSKIASKKAEKALIERVLKQTNWNRKKTAEILKVSYKALLYKIKENKIDKFNSL
- a CDS encoding lipopolysaccharide biosynthesis protein, giving the protein MEQQNVMDIKDLGRILRKRKWTILIPAVSLFIVIALVAYLLPAIYKSETMILIENQKIPTDYVQSTVTSEVEERLNVINQRLMSRTRLEKIINKFNLYPEYRKDWTREEIINKMREDINLEVVSAEGVDKKSGRPVTFTVAFKLSYEGKDPATVQKVCSELASFYIEENLKLRVDTSAMTTRFVSDEMKKMEEEIRKVGKTIAEYKEKHQNELPEQLMVNMQNLDRYERYLETNHRDLQNAKSSLVFLRGQLAETDPDATMISSYGKRVLSPKEQLELDRTQLITLESKLSPHHPDVLAMKKEIARLEKEVQTDDVDTLKQSLSEKEAELATLRAKYSGKHPDVIRVSGEVRDLKNRIQQIRKTQGGEASEYAVDPTNPAYISLQTQIESKKLEIVSLQQQEKQYKKVIEFYQQRIANTPTVEKALAALQSDYDVARTNYQELMNKETQAKISESMENRQEAERFTIIDPAQLPEEPYKPNRMAILFIGLILGVGAGAGSGFLAEYMDQSFSSVEDLRSFSELPVLAVIPKVVTGDEIQHRKKRRRILFASLLIILVALLVVVQIFFFKFDIFFIKLFREARKFPIQ
- a CDS encoding polysaccharide biosynthesis tyrosine autokinase, yielding MSKIEEALKKAKQSREKGGTSEVPASEVFLEGSPEYTRTRFQEVDPKQVEANRIVTLSGESTRVTEQYRMLRTQILQKTEGCGDNCLMVTSSVDGEGKSTTAINLAVAIAKEVHKTVLLVDADLRRPSIHKYLGLTPEQGLSHYLLESVPLEDLLIRTGVEKLSFLPAGSPMVDSTEILRSTRMQELIREVKERYKNRYVIFDTTPLLQTADSCVLAQFMDGIIFVVQAEKTPRKEVAEALKLLDGRNVLGVVMNNLAVTEKHYQYET
- a CDS encoding nucleotide sugar dehydrogenase; this encodes MSNAQDLEKKFRYSIRQGTLHAGIIGLGYVGLPLAMEFARAGYHVTGIDLDDEKVRRIRAGKSYIPDVEGHELQALVTKGRLTATTDYSVLKDLDTVNICVPTPLRKTKDPDVSYIVNAVEHVAQYLHRGQLIVLESTTYPGTTEELVLPMLQEKGLKVGSDFCLAFSPERVDPGNEKYQTRNTPKVVGGVTGRCNRIAAAFYAEAIDRVVSVSSPRVAEMVKLLENTFRSVNIGLVNELALMCDKMGIDVWEVIDAAGTKPFGFMPFYPGPGLGGHCIPIDPFYLSWKAKQSGFEPRFIELAGEVNGKMPHHVATKVMDALNMHEKSLKGSKVLVLGVAYKKDIDDLRESPALDIIKLLQDKGAKVSFSDPFIPRVALDGARPLRSVALNRKMIVTYDCVLIITDHSAIDYREIVKEAKLVVDTRNALKGIAGKNIVRL
- a CDS encoding TIGR03013 family PEP-CTERM/XrtA system glycosyltransferase, translated to MKFLRFSFQSRKILLFLCEGGLIFSSVMAGVYLRLGTFQYESVVLKAFVTVSVCLVCLYYTDLYNIRIIRDLRELLFRLIQALGASSILLAGIYYLYPQLIIGRGISLIAAVIIFFSIFTWRLLYRWFLMSRGMEENILIIGTTPLAFALAGEISTHRTLGYRVIGFIGEEAGVSVGNPVELPVLGTCNDIPEVVKKYAISRIIVSVSERRGKLPMDVLLKCKMGGVEIDEGVGFYEWITGKILVDKLRPSWLVFSSGFKKDQLTRVSKRVSEMILSFMLLLFLMPLVIFIALLIKIESRGPVFFKQERVGEHGRTFVLYKFRSMREDAEEKTGPVWAEGEDGRVTRVGKILRKIRLDEIPQLWNVLKGDMSIVGPRPERPFFVEQLSREIPFYNERHSVKPGITGWAQVRYEYGASVEDALEKLQYDLFYIKHMSLLLDLEVIIDTLKVVFLGRGAR
- a CDS encoding polysaccharide export protein, whose amino-acid sequence is MKRILLLLMACGLGIWGCATTGRTPKAPTDQQAAVTAPEEYIIGPEDILVISVWKDDTLTTEAVVRSDGKISVPLINDVQASGLTVLQLKDEITKRLKEFVPGVDVTVIVKQMNSNKVYIQGEVTRPGPQDFNGELTVIQALALAGGLTPYAKGSSIIILRADGQKRLFNYNQVIKGKNLKQNIRLRRGDTIIIP
- a CDS encoding AAA family ATPase → MYSQFYNFKEKPFSLTPDPEFLYRSRAHKRALAYLEYGIRDPSGFTCITGEIGAGKTTLLRVFLNQMEGQVRIARVFNTKVTSRQLLEMILQDLGVTCKGMSKTEMIDALNRHLIETFAEGDRVVLLIDEAQNLNVDLLEEIRLLSNLETEKAKLLQIILVGQSELRELLQLPKLEQFRQRITVNYHIQPLDSAETTAYIHHRLRVAGRGEPLVFPGAVLKVIHHYSRGVPRLINVICDALLLYGFVEEKPQPDEGMIREVVKDLLQDGTLKDPEKILRDKEEAAAVRQGAAGMLTTLREKVRTLERQQEVFEKTLKGLVGNNRFLEEKSSELLRRFEELHRREQALAVKQEQLKQKESELLRQENRLPGYLPIIEGEKHE